One window from the genome of Pyrus communis chromosome 16, drPyrComm1.1, whole genome shotgun sequence encodes:
- the LOC137720733 gene encoding uncharacterized protein isoform X2 encodes MRLLLPLAVESETCIITNMGAMDPHGAQEKVIEIAGSLGLNISVAVAHEVSITNTGSGSSHEKSYIMEGGISTYLGAAPIVECLEKYQPNVIITSRVADAALFLAPMIYELGWNWDNLEQLAQGSLAGHLLECGCQLTGGYFMHPGDKSRDMSLSQLLDLSLPYAEISSDGKVCVAKAEGSGGILNISTCAQQLLYEVGDPGTYVTPDVIIDIRDVSFYPLSSCKVICAGAKPSAVSVPDKLLRLVPKDFGWKGWGEISYGGYECVKRAKAAEFLVRSWIEEVIPGVSSHVISYIIGLDSLKATSLSDNASSRMVSDIRLRMDGLFKLKEHAVQFIREFTALYTNGPAGGGGISTGHKKEIILEKYLVKREHVLWRTAVKHTKAIDSSNLGIRVEGGTNICPLYESALPMTHSNEVNSSTNLDNRFSGSAKSPAPSGRKIPLYDVAHVRAGDKGNDLNFSIIPHFPPDIVRLKSIVTPQWVKQVVSALLNSSSFPDMDAINERDKWIHENVKVEIYEVRGIRSLNVVVRDILDGGVNCSRRIDRHGKTTSDLILCQQVVLPPWLGRSNTLIA; translated from the exons ATGCGGTTGCTTCTACCTTTGGCTGTTGAGAGCGAAACCTGCATAATCACCAATATGGGTGCAA TGGATCCACATGGCGCACAAGAGAAGGTTATAGAGATTGCCGGCAGCTTGGGGCTGAACATTTCTGTTGCTGTGGCTCATGAGGTTTCTATTACAAACACAG GTTCAGGATCCTCTCATGAGAAGTCATATATCATGGAAGGT GGTATTAGCACGTATCTGGGAGCAGCTCCAATTGTCGAATGTTTGGAAAAGTATCAACCAAATGTAATAATTACTTCACGGGTTGCAGATGCTGCCTTATTTTTAGCACCTATG ATCTACGAACTCGGTTGGAACTGGGACAATCTGGAGCAGCTAGCACAGGGGTCTCTGGCAGGCCATCTTCTAGAGTGTGGCTGTCAACTAACAGGAGGCTACTTCATGCATCCag GAGACAAATCTCGAGATATGTCTTTATCTCAGCTCCTGGATTTATCACTTCCTTATGCTGAAATTAGCtctgatggaaaagtatgtgtgGCGAAGGCAGAGGGTAGTGGTGGAATTTTAAATATTAGTACTTGTGCTCAACAACTTCTGTATGAGGTTGGGGATCCAGGTACTTATGTTACTCCTGACGTG ATAATTGATATTCGGGATGTTTCATTTTACCCGTTATCAAGTTGTAAGGTTATCTGTGCTGGAGCAAAACCATCTGCAGTATCAGTGCCTGATAAACTCCTGCGGTTGGTTCCAAAA GACTTCGGTTGGAAAGGATGGGGAGAAATATCGTATGGCGGATATGAATGCGTTAAACGTGCCAAGGCTGCAGAGTTTCTG GTTAGATCATGGATTGAAGAAGTAATTCCTGGTGTTAGCAGCCATGtaatttcatatataattgGGCTTGATAGCTTGAAGGCAACCAGTCTTAGTGACAATGCTTCATCTCGGATGGTTAGCGACATCAGGTTACGCATGGATGGGTTATTCAAGCTAAAGGAACATGCAGTCCAATTTATTAGAGAGTTTACTGCTTTGTATACAAATGGACCAGCTGGCGGCGGTGGTATCAG CACCGGACACAAGAAAGAGATAATCCTTGAAAAATATTTG GTCAAGCGGGAACACGTACTATGGCGGACTGCAGTAAAGCACACCAAAGCGATAGATTCAAGTAATTTAGGAATCCGAGTTGAAGGTGGCACAAATATCTGTCCTCTGTATGAGTCTGCATTGCCAATGACACATTCTAATGAAGTCAATTCTTCTACAAATTTGGATAACCGATTTTCTGGAAGTGCAAAATCTCCTGCTCCATCTGGTCGGAAGATTCCACTCTATGATGTAGCACATGTCCGGGCTGGAGACAAAGGAAATGACTTGAATTTTTCCATCATCCCTCATTTTCCTCCAGATATAGTGAGATTAAAGTCGATCGTGACACCCCAGTGGGTAAAGCAAGTGGTCTCAGCCCTTCTAAACTCGTCTTCGTTCCCAGACATGGATGCTATCAACGAAAGAGACAAATGGATCCATGAAAATGTAAAGGTGGAAATTTATGAAGTTAGGGGAATCCGATCACTAAATGTTGTGGTCCGGGACATTCTTGACGGTGGTGTAAACTGCTCTAGAAGGATTGACCGACACGGAAAGACCACCTCAGATCTCATACTGTGCCAGCAAGTTGTGTTGCCTCCATGGTTGGGTCGTTCCAATACTCTTATAGCATGA
- the LOC137720265 gene encoding acetyl-coenzyme A carboxylase carboxyl transferase subunit alpha, chloroplastic-like encodes MTTLSLIAGNCGRRSGGEDRGLELFHPFSGKDLFASELLRSSFTRANGIRSKDLEVHRIRNRSKFRVSAKIKKGKNYDYPWPHDIDPNISSGHLSYLSHFKPLTEKPKQVTLPFEKPLVDLEKKITEIRGMADETGLDFSDQIAALENKYQQALKDLYKHLTPIQRLSIARHPNRPTVLDHILNITEKWVELHGDRAGYDDPAIVTGLGSMDGKSYMFIGHQKGRNTKENIARNFAMPTPHGYRKALRMMKYADHHGFPIVTFVDTPGAFADLKSEELGQGEAIAQNLRTMFGLKVPIITVVTGEGGSGGALAIACSNKLFMLENSAFYVASPEACAAILWKSSQAAPKAAEKLRITAQEHYRLKIADGIIPEPLGGAHADPAWTSQQIKTTITQAIKELEKMNTEELLQHRRLKFRSIGGYQEGIPVEPKRKRNMKPSEVNMPKAADLESEIENLKKKILEAKGPSDPVTIQTIEKLKQDVDKEMTNAFISMGLQEKLEAVKLELSKASEHTPSQPLNRNLKEKVDKIMQEFNHNLSQPGAYLGLKQKLEKLNIVSRLIEVEERKQKLKAEINQRIPAELKEKMELLKNAREKASKGEATDKDLMEEVEGVEKELMEVLKSANLEVVGVTKKNVVTAPPELKEKIVKANAEIYEEIERVVNEAGISGRIEELRADIAKGSSSSEERKKAEAKIKEEILAALNVEALKSKVERLTVEVGLPDEIDAEGKISAENGKF; translated from the exons ATGACTACGCTATCACTAATTGCTGGAAATTGTGGAAGAAGAAGCGGAGGAGAAGATCGTGGATTAGAATTGTTCCATCCGTTTTCAGGAAAGGATCTTTTTGCTAGTGAATTGCTTAGAAGTTCTTTTACAAGGGCAAATGGAATCAGGTCCAAGGATTTGGAAGTTCATAGGATTAGAAACCGGAGCAAGTTTCGTGTTAGcgcgaaaattaaaaaggggaAGAACTATGATTATCCATGGCCTCATGATATCGATCCAAACATCAGCAGTGGCCACTTGAGTTACCTGTCTCATTTCAAGCCTCTGACTGAGAAACCAAAGCAAGTTACCCTACCATTCGAGAAGCCACTTGTTGATCTCGAGAAAAAGATTACTGAG ATACGTGGAATGGCTGATGAAACTGGTCTGGACTTCAGCGATCAAATTGCTGCACTGGAGAACAAGTATCAACAG GCCCTGAAGGACTTATACAAACATTTGACACCGATCCAACGGCTATCTATCGCTCGACATCCTAACAGACCGACAGTTCTTGATCATATTTTGAACATTACAGAGAAG TGGGTGGAACTACATGGAGATCGTGCTGGCTATGATGATCCGGCTATTGTGACAGGTCTTGGGAGCATGGATGGCAAATCCTACATGTTTATAGGTCATCAGAAAGGTAGAAACACCAAGGAGAACATTGCTCGCAACTTTGCAATGCCAACTCCTCACGG CTATCGGAAGGCTCTCAGAATGATGAAATATGCCGATCATCACGGATTTCCTATTGTTACGTTTGTTGACACTCCTGGGGCCTTTGCTGATCTCAAATCTGAGGAACTTGGTCAA GGTGAGGCAATAGCACAGAATTTGAGGACTATGTTTGGCCTGAAAGTGCCCATTATAACGGTTGTAACTGGAGAGGGCGGTTCAGGTGGCGCTCTAGCCATTGCCTGTTCCAATAAACTGTTTATGCTGGAGAACTCTGCTTTCTATGTTGCAAG CCCTGAAGCATGTGCTGCAATATTGTGGAAATCTTCCCAAGCAGCTCCTAAG GCAGCAGAAAAACTAAGGATAACGGCTCAAGAGCATTACAGACTGAAAATTGCCGATGGGATCATTCCT GAGCCTCTTGGTGGCGCGCATGCTGATCCTGCATGGACTTCCCAACAAATTAAGACAACAATCACACAGGCAATAAAG GAGCTGGAAAAAATGAATACAGAAGAGTTGCTTCAGCATCGGAGGCTTAAATTCCGGTCAATAGGAGGTTATCAAGAAGGCATTCCAGTGGAACCGAAGAGGAAACGCAACATGAAGCCCTCCGAAGTTAACATGCCAAAGGCTGCTGACTTAGAGtcagaaattgagaatttaaaaAAGAAGATCCTGGAAGCAAAGGGACCATCCGATCCAGTTACGATCCAAACAATTGAAAAACTGAAGCAAGACGTAGACAAGGAGATGACGAATGCATTTATTTCGATGGGTTTGCAAGAGAAACTCGAGGCAGTGAAGTTGGAATTATCTAAAGCCTCAGAACACACACCAAGTCAGCCCCTTAACCGTAATTTGAAGGAGAAAGTTGACAAAATCATGCAGGAGTTTAACCACAACTTGTCGCAGCCAGGGGCATACCTTGGCTTAAAGCAGAAGCTTGAAAAGCTAAACATTGTTAGCAGGCTTATTGAGGTAGAGGAGAGAAAACAGAAGCTGAAAGCCGAGATTAATCAGAGAATCCCAGCCGAGCtaaaagagaagatggaacttttgaagaatgctcgAGAAAAGGCATCGAAAGGGGAAGCAACGGATAAGGACTTGATGGAAGAAGTAGAGGGGGTTGAGAAAGAGCTTATGGAGGTCCTAAAGTCAGCTAACTTGGAGGTTGTCGGCGTGACAAAGAAAAATGTGGTGACTGCTCCTCCAGAGCTGAAGGAGAAGATTGTAAAGGCAAACGCCGAGATTTATGAGGAGATTGAGAGAGTTGTGAATGAAGCCGGTATTAGTGGAAGAATAGAGGAGTTGAGGGCTGATATAGCAAAAGGCTCATCAAGttcagaagaaagaaaaaaagcagaAGCGAAGATAAAGGAGGAGATTCTTGCTGCTTTGAATGTAGAAGCACTAAAATCAAAGGTGGAGAGGTTGACGGTGGAAGTAGGCCTTCCTGATGAAATTGATGCAGAAGGTAAGATTAGTGCTGAAAATGGCAAATTTTAg
- the LOC137720733 gene encoding uncharacterized protein isoform X1: MTMEVRGGDEIHNCAIKLRDNPEKRRDKVYIGCGAGFGGDRPLAALKLLQRVKELNYIVLECLAERTLAERYQVMVSGGDGYDSRISDWMRLLLPLAVESETCIITNMGAMDPHGAQEKVIEIAGSLGLNISVAVAHEVSITNTGSGSSHEKSYIMEGGISTYLGAAPIVECLEKYQPNVIITSRVADAALFLAPMIYELGWNWDNLEQLAQGSLAGHLLECGCQLTGGYFMHPGDKSRDMSLSQLLDLSLPYAEISSDGKVCVAKAEGSGGILNISTCAQQLLYEVGDPGTYVTPDVIIDIRDVSFYPLSSCKVICAGAKPSAVSVPDKLLRLVPKDFGWKGWGEISYGGYECVKRAKAAEFLVRSWIEEVIPGVSSHVISYIIGLDSLKATSLSDNASSRMVSDIRLRMDGLFKLKEHAVQFIREFTALYTNGPAGGGGISTGHKKEIILEKYLVKREHVLWRTAVKHTKAIDSSNLGIRVEGGTNICPLYESALPMTHSNEVNSSTNLDNRFSGSAKSPAPSGRKIPLYDVAHVRAGDKGNDLNFSIIPHFPPDIVRLKSIVTPQWVKQVVSALLNSSSFPDMDAINERDKWIHENVKVEIYEVRGIRSLNVVVRDILDGGVNCSRRIDRHGKTTSDLILCQQVVLPPWLGRSNTLIA, from the exons ATGACAATGGAAGTTCGGGGAGGAGATGAGATTCATAATTGTGCGATCAAGCtg AGAGATAATCCTgagaaaagaagagacaagGTTTACATTGGCTGTGGGGCTGGGTTTGGAGGTGACAGGCCTTTGGCAGCTCTTAAATTGCTACAGAGGGTCAAAGAGCTGAACTATATCGTGCTTGAATGTCTAGCAGAACGTACTCTTGCCGAGAGGTATCAAGTTATGGTGTCGGGTGGCGATGGTTATGACTCTAGGA TTTCTGATTGGATGCGGTTGCTTCTACCTTTGGCTGTTGAGAGCGAAACCTGCATAATCACCAATATGGGTGCAA TGGATCCACATGGCGCACAAGAGAAGGTTATAGAGATTGCCGGCAGCTTGGGGCTGAACATTTCTGTTGCTGTGGCTCATGAGGTTTCTATTACAAACACAG GTTCAGGATCCTCTCATGAGAAGTCATATATCATGGAAGGT GGTATTAGCACGTATCTGGGAGCAGCTCCAATTGTCGAATGTTTGGAAAAGTATCAACCAAATGTAATAATTACTTCACGGGTTGCAGATGCTGCCTTATTTTTAGCACCTATG ATCTACGAACTCGGTTGGAACTGGGACAATCTGGAGCAGCTAGCACAGGGGTCTCTGGCAGGCCATCTTCTAGAGTGTGGCTGTCAACTAACAGGAGGCTACTTCATGCATCCag GAGACAAATCTCGAGATATGTCTTTATCTCAGCTCCTGGATTTATCACTTCCTTATGCTGAAATTAGCtctgatggaaaagtatgtgtgGCGAAGGCAGAGGGTAGTGGTGGAATTTTAAATATTAGTACTTGTGCTCAACAACTTCTGTATGAGGTTGGGGATCCAGGTACTTATGTTACTCCTGACGTG ATAATTGATATTCGGGATGTTTCATTTTACCCGTTATCAAGTTGTAAGGTTATCTGTGCTGGAGCAAAACCATCTGCAGTATCAGTGCCTGATAAACTCCTGCGGTTGGTTCCAAAA GACTTCGGTTGGAAAGGATGGGGAGAAATATCGTATGGCGGATATGAATGCGTTAAACGTGCCAAGGCTGCAGAGTTTCTG GTTAGATCATGGATTGAAGAAGTAATTCCTGGTGTTAGCAGCCATGtaatttcatatataattgGGCTTGATAGCTTGAAGGCAACCAGTCTTAGTGACAATGCTTCATCTCGGATGGTTAGCGACATCAGGTTACGCATGGATGGGTTATTCAAGCTAAAGGAACATGCAGTCCAATTTATTAGAGAGTTTACTGCTTTGTATACAAATGGACCAGCTGGCGGCGGTGGTATCAG CACCGGACACAAGAAAGAGATAATCCTTGAAAAATATTTG GTCAAGCGGGAACACGTACTATGGCGGACTGCAGTAAAGCACACCAAAGCGATAGATTCAAGTAATTTAGGAATCCGAGTTGAAGGTGGCACAAATATCTGTCCTCTGTATGAGTCTGCATTGCCAATGACACATTCTAATGAAGTCAATTCTTCTACAAATTTGGATAACCGATTTTCTGGAAGTGCAAAATCTCCTGCTCCATCTGGTCGGAAGATTCCACTCTATGATGTAGCACATGTCCGGGCTGGAGACAAAGGAAATGACTTGAATTTTTCCATCATCCCTCATTTTCCTCCAGATATAGTGAGATTAAAGTCGATCGTGACACCCCAGTGGGTAAAGCAAGTGGTCTCAGCCCTTCTAAACTCGTCTTCGTTCCCAGACATGGATGCTATCAACGAAAGAGACAAATGGATCCATGAAAATGTAAAGGTGGAAATTTATGAAGTTAGGGGAATCCGATCACTAAATGTTGTGGTCCGGGACATTCTTGACGGTGGTGTAAACTGCTCTAGAAGGATTGACCGACACGGAAAGACCACCTCAGATCTCATACTGTGCCAGCAAGTTGTGTTGCCTCCATGGTTGGGTCGTTCCAATACTCTTATAGCATGA
- the LOC137720735 gene encoding LIM domain-containing protein PLIM2b-like, giving the protein MAFTGTLDKCSACDKTVYVTEMLSLEGVPYHKSCFKCSHCKGFLSMSTYSSMDGVLYCKPHFEQLFKESGNFGKNFAKSAEKQGEQLNRAPSKLSSMFCGTQDKCATCSKTVYPLEKVTLEGESYHKSCFRCAHGGCPLTHSSYAALDGVLYCKHHFSQLFLEKGNYSHVLQAAANRKNATSAEATDEAAAAAEAASKEAQPEPESESKDQTDLPEES; this is encoded by the exons ATGGCGTTTACTGGAACTCTGGATAAATGCAGCGCCTGTGATAAGACTGTTTATGTAACTGAAATGTTGTCCCTTGAAGGAGTACCTTATCATAAATCCTGCTTCAAATGCAGCCACTGCAAAGGATTTCTCTCG ATGAGCACCTATTCCTCCATGGATGGAGTCCTCTACTGCAAACCTCATTTCGAGCAGCTTTTCAAGGAATCTGGGAATTTCGGCAAGAATTTCg caaAATCTGCCGAGAAGCAGGGCGAACAACTG AATAGGGCCCCCAGCAAGCTCTCTTCCATGTTCTGTGGAACCCAAGACAAGTGTGCAACTTGCTCAAAGACAGTCTATCCACTGGAGAAG GTGACATTGGAGGGAGAAAGTTACCACAAGTCATGCTTCAGGTGTGCTCATGGGGGCTGTCCCCTTACACATTCATCCTATGCGGCTCTTGATGGAGTCCTTTACTGCAAGCACCATTTTTCTCAGCTCTTCCTGGAGAAAGGGAACTACAGCCATGTCCTCCAGGCTGCTGCAAATAGGAAAAATGCCACATCTGCTGAAGCAACTGACGAAGCAGCTGCCGCTGCTGAGGCCGCCTCCAAGGAGGCGCAACCAGAACCAGAATCAGAATCTAAGGACCAGACTGACCTACCTGAGGAGTCTTAA